In the Flavisolibacter tropicus genome, one interval contains:
- a CDS encoding YqgE/AlgH family protein, which produces MIDPAAGVLLIADPFLKDPNFMRTVVFLTEHRDDGTIGFVVNRQYENTLDELLPEIGGHKLPVYYGGPVQMNTIHFLHRYPEEIPGGIEIMDGVYWGGDFESVIELINSGDVDPNRIRFYIGYSGWSAGQLNTEMEEKTWLTVEATADLLFHENAEEIWKDSLKHLGGEYEMMINFPIDPQLN; this is translated from the coding sequence ATGATTGATCCCGCAGCTGGTGTTTTATTGATAGCAGACCCTTTTCTGAAAGACCCGAATTTCATGCGAACCGTAGTGTTCCTTACTGAACATAGAGATGATGGTACTATTGGCTTTGTGGTAAACCGTCAATACGAGAATACATTAGATGAATTATTACCAGAAATAGGTGGGCATAAACTCCCCGTTTATTATGGTGGGCCTGTACAAATGAATACTATTCATTTTTTGCATCGCTATCCTGAAGAAATACCGGGCGGCATTGAAATAATGGACGGTGTTTACTGGGGCGGTGATTTTGAAAGTGTTATTGAATTGATCAATAGCGGTGACGTTGACCCAAACAGGATTCGTTTTTATATTGGCTACTCAGGCTGGAGTGCCGGCCAACTTAATACTGAAATGGAAGAAAAGACATGGCTAACCGTAGAAGCTACCGCCGACCTGCTTTTCCATGAAAACGCAGAAGAAATATGGAAAGACTCGCTAAAACACCTAGGCGGCGAGTATGAAATGATGATCAATTTCCCTATTGATCCGCAGCTGAATTAG
- the atpC gene encoding ATP synthase F1 subunit epsilon: MTLEILTPERKLFSGEVYGVQMPGISGSFEVLDKHAPLVSALKAGRVKVLRDKQNHSAYFDIQGGFVEVLNNKVTVLVEGATTNE; encoded by the coding sequence ATGACTTTAGAAATATTAACTCCAGAACGTAAATTATTCAGTGGCGAAGTGTATGGCGTGCAAATGCCAGGCATCAGCGGTTCTTTTGAAGTATTGGATAAACACGCTCCATTGGTTAGTGCTTTAAAAGCCGGCCGTGTAAAGGTGTTGCGCGACAAACAAAATCATTCTGCCTATTTTGATATTCAAGGTGGTTTTGTTGAAGTGCTGAATAATAAAGTGACTGTGTTAGTAGAAGGTGCTACCACTAATGAATAA
- the atpD gene encoding F0F1 ATP synthase subunit beta, which translates to MAKVGKVKQIIGAVVDVQFQGSLPEIFNALEINRPNGEKLVLEVQTHLGEDSVRTIAMDGTEGLVRGLDVVDTGAPITMPASDAIKGRLFNVTGDPIDGLPPVSKVNGRPIHAKPPMFENLSTASEVLFTGIKVIDLIEPYAKGGKIGLFGGAGVGKTVLIQELINNIAKAYSGLSVFAGVGERTREGNDLMREMIEAGIMKYGDAFKHSMEEGGWDLSKVNQTELADSKATFVFGQMNEPPGARARVALSGLTIAEYFRDGDGTGKGRDILFFVDNIFRFTQAGSEVSALLGRMPSAVGYQPTLATEMGLMQERITSTKNGSITSVQAVYVPADDLTDPAPATTFAHLDATTVLSRKIADLGIYPAVDPLDSTSRILMPQVVGEAHYNTAQRVKMILQRYKELQDIIAILGLDELSDEDKQTVSRARKVQRFLSQPFHVAEAFTGLKGVLVPIEETIRGFNMIMDGEVDEYPEAAFNLVGTIDDAIEKGKKLLAQAQG; encoded by the coding sequence ATGGCAAAAGTTGGTAAGGTAAAACAAATTATCGGCGCCGTTGTGGACGTTCAGTTCCAGGGCAGCCTACCTGAAATTTTTAATGCATTAGAAATAAACCGCCCAAATGGTGAGAAGCTGGTGCTGGAAGTACAAACTCACTTGGGTGAGGATTCTGTACGTACCATCGCTATGGACGGTACAGAGGGCCTGGTACGTGGTTTAGATGTTGTGGATACAGGCGCACCTATTACCATGCCTGCAAGCGATGCTATCAAAGGCCGCCTATTCAACGTAACCGGTGATCCTATCGATGGTTTACCGCCAGTGTCAAAAGTAAATGGCCGTCCTATTCACGCTAAACCGCCTATGTTTGAAAACCTGTCTACTGCAAGCGAAGTCTTGTTTACAGGTATTAAAGTAATCGACCTGATCGAGCCTTATGCAAAAGGTGGTAAAATCGGTCTGTTCGGTGGTGCGGGTGTAGGTAAAACCGTATTGATTCAGGAATTGATCAACAATATCGCAAAAGCTTACTCTGGTCTATCCGTATTTGCCGGTGTAGGTGAGCGTACACGTGAAGGTAATGACCTGATGCGTGAAATGATTGAAGCAGGCATCATGAAATATGGTGACGCTTTCAAACACAGCATGGAAGAAGGCGGATGGGATCTGAGCAAGGTTAACCAAACGGAGCTGGCCGATTCTAAAGCTACCTTCGTGTTCGGGCAGATGAACGAACCCCCAGGTGCCCGTGCTCGTGTGGCCCTTTCTGGTCTGACAATCGCTGAATACTTCCGTGATGGAGATGGTACTGGTAAAGGTCGTGATATCCTGTTCTTCGTAGACAATATCTTCCGTTTCACTCAGGCCGGTTCTGAGGTGTCTGCCTTGTTAGGTCGTATGCCTTCAGCGGTAGGTTACCAGCCTACATTGGCTACAGAGATGGGTCTGATGCAAGAGCGTATCACTTCTACTAAAAATGGTTCTATTACCTCTGTACAAGCGGTATACGTACCTGCGGATGACTTGACCGATCCAGCTCCTGCTACCACCTTCGCTCACTTGGATGCTACTACCGTATTGTCTCGTAAAATCGCTGACTTAGGTATCTATCCTGCGGTAGATCCTCTGGATTCTACTTCTCGTATCTTGATGCCTCAGGTAGTTGGTGAGGCGCACTACAATACCGCTCAGCGTGTAAAAATGATCCTGCAGCGTTATAAAGAATTGCAAGATATCATCGCTATCCTTGGTCTGGATGAATTAAGTGATGAAGATAAACAAACCGTATCTCGTGCTCGTAAGGTACAACGCTTCTTGTCACAGCCTTTCCACGTAGCGGAAGCGTTTACAGGTCTGAAAGGTGTACTGGTACCAATTGAAGAAACAATCCGTGGTTTCAACATGATCATGGATGGTGAAGTAGATGAGTATCCTGAAGCAGCCTTCAACCTGGTAGGTACTATCGACGATGCTATCGAAAAAGGTAAGAAACTGTTAGCACAAGCTCAGGGATAA